A genomic window from Gammaproteobacteria bacterium includes:
- the guaB gene encoding IMP dehydrogenase, with translation MRIIQEALTFDDVLLAPAYSEVLPREVSLATAAARDIELNIPVMSAAMDTVTESALAIALAKEGGLGVIHKNMTPELQARHVAAVKKYASGVVSDPITVNPEESVREVLEITRRNNISGLPVEDNGRLAGIVTNRDLRFETHLDRPVREVMTPEDRLVTVQENPDEDEVLSLLHKHRIEKVLVVDENFQLKGLITAKDFQKASDFPNACKDARGALRVGAAVGAGADTEERAALLSEAGVDVLVVDTAHGHSRGVIERVEWLRANYPDMRLIAGNVISGEGAEALIKAGVDGVKAGVGPGSICTTRIVAGVGVPQITAVAEVSAAAAKYDVPVIADGGVRYSGDIAKALAAGAHCAMIGSLFAGTEEAPGEVELYQGRSYKSYRGMGSLGAMSQQHGSSDRYQQDSTEQLEKLVPEGIEGRVPYKGSLVTIVQQLSGGLRAAMGYTGCASIDELRSRAQFVRITGAGMKESHVHDVAITKEAPNYRGRV, from the coding sequence ATGCGAATCATTCAGGAAGCCCTGACTTTCGATGATGTCCTTCTGGCGCCCGCCTATTCGGAGGTCCTGCCCAGGGAAGTAAGCTTGGCAACGGCGGCGGCGCGGGACATCGAACTCAATATTCCCGTGATGTCCGCGGCGATGGACACGGTCACGGAATCGGCGCTCGCGATCGCGCTGGCGAAGGAAGGGGGCCTGGGCGTCATACACAAGAACATGACGCCGGAACTCCAGGCGCGCCACGTGGCTGCGGTCAAGAAATACGCGTCTGGCGTCGTTTCCGACCCGATTACCGTCAATCCGGAAGAAAGCGTGCGCGAGGTGCTGGAAATCACGCGCCGGAACAATATTTCGGGTCTGCCGGTGGAGGACAACGGCCGCCTGGCGGGGATCGTAACGAACCGCGACCTGCGCTTCGAAACCCACCTGGACCGCCCGGTGCGCGAAGTCATGACGCCGGAAGACCGCCTGGTCACGGTTCAGGAAAATCCCGACGAGGATGAGGTCCTGTCGCTGCTTCACAAGCACCGCATCGAGAAGGTGCTGGTGGTGGACGAAAACTTTCAGCTCAAGGGACTGATTACCGCCAAGGACTTCCAGAAGGCCAGCGATTTTCCGAACGCCTGCAAGGACGCCCGGGGCGCACTCAGGGTCGGCGCCGCGGTGGGCGCGGGGGCCGATACCGAGGAGCGGGCGGCGCTGCTGAGTGAAGCGGGCGTTGATGTCCTTGTGGTGGATACCGCGCACGGTCACAGTCGCGGGGTCATCGAACGGGTCGAATGGCTGCGCGCCAACTACCCGGACATGCGCCTCATCGCCGGCAACGTGATCAGCGGCGAAGGCGCGGAAGCGCTGATCAAGGCCGGCGTGGACGGGGTGAAGGCCGGCGTCGGACCGGGGTCGATCTGCACGACCCGCATCGTGGCCGGCGTGGGCGTCCCGCAGATCACGGCGGTGGCCGAGGTATCGGCGGCGGCGGCGAAGTACGATGTTCCGGTGATCGCCGACGGCGGCGTTCGCTATTCCGGCGACATTGCCAAGGCGCTGGCCGCCGGCGCGCACTGCGCGATGATCGGCAGCCTTTTCGCCGGAACGGAGGAGGCCCCGGGCGAGGTGGAACTCTACCAGGGCCGCTCCTACAAGTCCTATCGCGGCATGGGCTCGCTGGGCGCGATGTCCCAGCAGCACGGTTCGTCCGACCGCTACCAGCAGGACTCGACCGAGCAGCTCGAAAAGCTGGTGCCGGAAGGAATCGAGGGCAGGGTGCCGTACAAGGGCAGCCTCGTGACCATCGTGCAGCAGTTGAGCGGTGGACTGCGCGCGGCCATGGGCTACACCGGCTGCGCTTCGATCGACGAACTGCGGTCCCGTGCGCAATTCGTCCGCATCACCGGGGCCGGCATGAAGGAAAGCCACGTGCACGACGTCGCCATCACCAAGGAGGCCCCCAATTACCGGGGTCGCGTGTGA
- the xseA gene encoding exodeoxyribonuclease VII large subunit, with protein MRGEVVNLGAGERTEDAPLLQVGQLVRLIAARLRDEFAAVRVEGEIADFRHVRGLHMYFKLKDEDALIDCAMFATANRRLNFKPADGQRVIVTGQVQAYTPRSRYQIIVSGMRETGVGKLLQQFEALKRQLREEGLFDEERKRSIPLLPNRIGLVSSRESAAARDVVTVLRNRFPALPVALYHTQVQGAGASEQVVGALRAAAEQKTCDLVILARGGGDLEDLATFNDEHLARFIAAYPIPLISGIGHETDYTIADFVADRRAATPSQAAEIATPDAADWLRRVERARSSIGEAAGSVLSWRGRSLNQLSGRLTRAGPPARLMQCGQRLDELHDRMRSTAVRLPDSGAQSLTTLRARLLAGSPLTVAGRHQTRLEWLVPRLGAAAHSLLASSYRRLDVARSALRGLGPQNTLNRGYAIVTGPEGRVLTDASQAAPGSDIRARLARGTLHARVRK; from the coding sequence ATGCGTGGCGAAGTGGTAAACCTCGGCGCAGGCGAGCGGACCGAAGACGCGCCATTGCTTCAAGTCGGCCAGTTGGTCCGGCTCATTGCGGCCCGCCTCAGGGACGAGTTTGCGGCAGTGAGGGTGGAAGGCGAGATCGCCGATTTCCGGCATGTCCGCGGGCTTCACATGTATTTCAAGCTGAAGGACGAGGATGCGCTGATCGATTGCGCGATGTTTGCCACCGCCAATCGCCGCCTCAACTTCAAGCCGGCCGACGGTCAGCGCGTCATAGTCACCGGCCAGGTGCAGGCCTATACGCCTCGCAGCAGATATCAGATCATAGTCTCGGGCATGCGCGAGACCGGCGTCGGCAAACTGTTGCAGCAGTTCGAGGCGCTCAAGCGCCAGCTCAGGGAAGAGGGGCTGTTCGACGAAGAGCGCAAGCGGTCGATTCCCCTGCTGCCGAACCGAATCGGGCTGGTCAGTTCGCGGGAGAGCGCGGCGGCGCGCGATGTGGTCACGGTGTTGCGCAACCGCTTTCCGGCATTGCCCGTGGCGCTGTACCACACCCAGGTGCAAGGCGCGGGAGCCAGCGAACAGGTTGTCGGGGCCTTGCGAGCCGCGGCGGAGCAAAAGACCTGCGACCTGGTGATTCTGGCGCGCGGCGGTGGCGACCTGGAAGACCTGGCCACGTTCAACGACGAACACCTGGCGCGTTTCATTGCGGCCTATCCCATTCCCCTGATCAGTGGAATCGGGCACGAAACGGACTACACGATCGCGGACTTCGTTGCCGACCGACGGGCGGCAACCCCGTCTCAGGCGGCCGAGATCGCCACGCCGGATGCGGCCGACTGGCTTCGGCGGGTGGAACGCGCCCGGAGCAGTATCGGGGAGGCGGCCGGATCGGTGCTGTCGTGGCGGGGCCGATCGCTGAATCAACTGTCGGGCAGGCTGACCCGCGCCGGACCCCCCGCGCGGCTGATGCAATGCGGTCAGCGCCTCGACGAACTGCACGACCGAATGCGCAGCACGGCAGTGCGGCTGCCGGATTCCGGCGCGCAATCGTTGACGACGCTGCGGGCCCGGCTTCTTGCCGGTTCGCCCCTGACCGTGGCCGGCCGCCACCAGACCCGGCTTGAGTGGCTGGTCCCTCGTCTCGGCGCAGCCGCGCATAGCCTGCTTGCCTCCTCGTACCGGCGGTTGGACGTGGCGCGTTCAGCGCTGCGCGGGCTGGGTCCCCAGAACACGCTGAACCGGGGTTACGCCATCGTGACCGGTCCCGAAGGCCGGGTTCTCACCGATGCTTCTCAGGCGGCTCCGGGGAGCGACATACGGGCGCGACTTGCCCGCGGAACATTGCACGCCCGGGTGCGAAAGTAA
- a CDS encoding HlyD family efflux transporter periplasmic adaptor subunit, protein MNPEIPHTALQKAAFAGVIACALLAAGCTGDSSPLPLVGTLERERMELVAEFHESIVELNVIEGERVQAGQLLMRQDGARVAQDLKAAEAAVTRTRQRLAELVRGPREEAIRAARARLDGAREILEVSTREHLRVRDLAEQNIASRTDVDRALRAVEIARTDVEALGAVLEDLLDGATVEELGQAEAAVDEAQARLERLRISAERLEIVAPRNGRVEALPYELGERPPPGSTLAVMLAGDTLHARIYVPEPLRARVQPGLAARIRVDGLANEIEGTVTFVSLEAAFTPYFSLTQRDRSRLAYLAKVSIREDAYGDLPVGQPVEVDFPSLR, encoded by the coding sequence GTGAATCCTGAAATACCCCACACTGCGCTGCAAAAGGCAGCGTTCGCCGGGGTGATCGCGTGCGCTCTGCTCGCCGCGGGCTGCACAGGCGACTCTTCGCCGCTGCCGCTGGTGGGCACGCTGGAGCGCGAACGCATGGAGCTGGTGGCGGAGTTCCACGAGTCCATCGTGGAACTGAACGTCATCGAAGGGGAGCGGGTGCAGGCCGGGCAGTTGTTGATGCGGCAAGACGGCGCCCGGGTCGCTCAGGACCTCAAGGCGGCGGAAGCGGCCGTTACCCGGACACGCCAGCGCCTGGCGGAACTCGTTCGCGGCCCTCGCGAGGAGGCGATTCGCGCCGCCCGCGCGCGCCTTGACGGCGCAAGGGAGATTCTTGAGGTCAGCACCCGCGAACACTTGCGCGTCAGGGACCTGGCGGAACAGAACATCGCCAGCCGGACCGACGTGGATCGCGCGTTGCGGGCCGTGGAAATCGCCCGGACCGACGTGGAGGCGCTGGGCGCCGTTCTGGAAGACCTGCTGGACGGGGCCACGGTGGAAGAGCTGGGACAGGCCGAGGCCGCCGTGGACGAAGCGCAGGCCCGGCTGGAGCGCCTGCGGATCAGCGCCGAGCGCCTAGAAATCGTGGCGCCCCGAAACGGCCGGGTCGAGGCGCTGCCGTACGAGTTGGGAGAACGGCCTCCACCTGGGTCGACGCTGGCCGTGATGCTGGCCGGCGACACCCTGCATGCGCGGATCTACGTGCCGGAACCGTTGCGGGCGCGCGTTCAGCCAGGACTGGCCGCCCGGATAAGAGTGGATGGCCTTGCAAACGAAATCGAGGGCACGGTGACCTTCGTTTCCTTGGAAGCGGCGTTTACGCCTTACTTCTCGCTGACACAGCGCGACCGCAGCCGGCTCGCCTACCTGGCGAAGGTTTCGATCAGGGAAGACGCCTACGGTGATTTACCGGTCGGGCAGCCGGTGGAAGTCGACTTTCCGTCGCTCAGGTGA
- a CDS encoding VOC family protein, translating to MTETPQIRGLYESCIGVPDLTEGMKFWGQFGYKVTRQGSLPAREAKGLYGVDSALKSVQMQHLDTDHSFLRLMQWDKPVNAGIGITRHLRQDGGRWGVVLTRSILNVLNHVEDAIALGQPWSYIIPHWLQVYAMDKGQPFFSKPIGIREGIVTHPFHRLALFERYNYEKPTYGLIDDNSFLKTSQFTHHGIMIRSDDPSNLAFYDQCLGLLKQKEHSLGGKPTCAPGNKATFALSDEEVYHIHDFDDPRSSLDISGHLSGRLKIVRMAESAEMPDVYDKSRPGSLGMSLFTYQVRDIDDYRARVIDGGATDVTDVCGNEYGAPSISFVAPDGNSWNLVGNL from the coding sequence GTGACCGAAACACCGCAGATTCGTGGTTTGTACGAAAGTTGCATAGGCGTGCCCGACCTTACGGAGGGCATGAAGTTCTGGGGACAGTTTGGATACAAGGTTACCCGGCAAGGTTCACTGCCCGCCCGGGAAGCAAAAGGCCTTTACGGTGTCGATTCAGCGCTGAAATCGGTCCAGATGCAGCATCTGGACACGGACCACAGCTTCCTGCGTCTCATGCAGTGGGACAAACCGGTCAATGCCGGTATCGGGATCACAAGGCACTTGCGTCAGGATGGCGGACGGTGGGGGGTTGTCCTGACACGAAGTATTCTGAACGTTCTCAATCATGTGGAGGATGCGATCGCCCTGGGGCAACCCTGGAGCTACATAATTCCGCATTGGTTACAAGTGTATGCGATGGACAAGGGTCAACCCTTTTTCTCCAAACCCATTGGTATTCGTGAAGGCATTGTCACGCATCCTTTTCATCGATTGGCGCTGTTTGAGCGCTACAACTACGAAAAGCCGACCTATGGCCTGATTGATGACAACAGCTTCCTGAAGACGAGTCAGTTTACCCATCACGGCATCATGATCCGCTCGGACGACCCTTCAAATCTTGCGTTCTATGATCAGTGCCTCGGCCTGCTGAAGCAGAAAGAGCACAGCCTTGGAGGCAAGCCGACCTGTGCTCCCGGCAACAAGGCGACTTTTGCCCTGAGCGACGAAGAGGTTTATCACATTCACGACTTTGATGACCCGCGCTCGTCACTCGACATTTCCGGCCATTTGTCCGGGCGCCTGAAGATCGTACGCATGGCCGAAAGCGCGGAAATGCCTGACGTTTATGACAAGAGCCGTCCGGGTTCGCTCGGCATGTCGCTCTTCACTTATCAGGTTCGGGACATCGATGATTACCGTGCCCGCGTTATTGATGGCGGCGCCACCGACGTGACCGACGTCTGCGGAAACGAATATGGCGCCCCAAGCATTTCGTTCGTTGCGCCGGACGGAAACTCCTGGAACCTGGTCGGAAACCTCTGA
- a CDS encoding ABC transporter permease, with the protein MRQLARERLTLGMIVGLPLIQIILFGYAINTDVRHMAAGLVDHADTSMSRQLAGALEASQVLDFVSRSGDVAELLGQMRRGDLRTVLYIPADFERRLSDGDRPLAQLMVDAGDPTIISAIERLVQFLPSPRAQTGQPDMPLALRFYFNPERRSAVQIVPALVGLILNFTMIVFTAVAVVRERERGNLEFLITTPVRNYELMLGKIAPYILIGLIQVSIVYFAGTWLFRVPTVGSLLDLYLASLVFVAATLGIGLSISTFAKSQFQAIQGAIFFMLPMLLLSGFMFPFDGMPRVAQWVGLLFPITHFVELVRGIILRGATLADMAPQMYAISGLFLVSIAIPVLRFTKRLD; encoded by the coding sequence ATGCGCCAGTTGGCTCGGGAGCGGCTGACGCTGGGAATGATCGTGGGACTGCCGCTCATCCAGATCATCCTGTTCGGCTACGCCATCAACACCGACGTGCGCCACATGGCGGCCGGGCTGGTGGACCACGCGGACACCTCGATGTCGCGGCAACTCGCGGGCGCCCTGGAAGCGAGCCAGGTGCTGGATTTCGTGAGCCGGTCGGGCGACGTGGCCGAATTGCTGGGCCAGATGCGCCGCGGCGACCTGCGTACCGTGCTCTACATCCCCGCGGATTTCGAGCGCCGCCTGAGCGACGGCGACCGTCCGCTGGCGCAATTGATGGTCGACGCCGGCGATCCGACCATCATCAGCGCGATAGAGCGGCTGGTGCAGTTTCTTCCGTCGCCGCGCGCCCAAACCGGACAGCCGGACATGCCCCTGGCGCTTCGCTTCTACTTCAACCCCGAACGGCGCTCGGCCGTGCAGATCGTGCCCGCCCTCGTCGGCCTGATTCTCAACTTCACGATGATCGTGTTCACGGCGGTCGCAGTGGTGCGCGAGCGCGAGCGCGGCAACCTGGAGTTCCTGATCACCACGCCGGTGCGCAACTACGAGCTGATGCTGGGCAAGATCGCGCCCTACATCCTGATCGGCTTGATCCAGGTGTCGATCGTCTATTTCGCGGGAACCTGGCTGTTCCGCGTGCCAACCGTGGGGTCCTTGCTCGATCTATATCTGGCCAGCCTTGTTTTCGTTGCCGCCACACTGGGCATCGGACTGTCCATATCCACGTTCGCCAAATCGCAGTTCCAGGCGATCCAGGGGGCGATCTTCTTCATGTTGCCGATGCTGCTGCTGTCCGGCTTCATGTTCCCCTTCGACGGAATGCCCAGGGTGGCCCAGTGGGTGGGGCTGCTGTTCCCGATCACGCACTTCGTGGAGTTGGTACGGGGCATCATCCTTCGCGGTGCGACCCTGGCGGATATGGCGCCACAGATGTACGCCATCTCGGGCCTGTTCCTGGTGTCGATCGCGATTCCGGTGCTGCGATTCACCAAGCGCCTGGATTAG
- the der gene encoding ribosome biogenesis GTPase Der produces MLPVVAITGRPNVGKSTLFNRLAGKREALVADYPGLTRDRRHCLARLAGRRVILVDTPGVGEGGDWDEALRGQFERALAESDLAVLLTDSRQGLCPADEAAAGWMREAGCAVILAVNKSEGQPREISVAEFHALGIPDPHAISALRGDGVTLLAEAVAGALPAGAATLDADQGRTRIAIIGRPNVGKSTLVNRYLGEERMLVRDQAGTTRDSVPLDFEYGGEPCTLVDTAGIRRRARVDPGPERLSVTQALQAIEQADAVIVLLDAREGATEQDLRLISLALDRGRALVIGANQWDRVPASDRARVNDELARQLKFLDFADLHRVSALRGWSVTKLLDSALAGVESASRDLPTGQLNAVLRRAVEEHATPRRGGRRIRLNYAHQGGKRPPLIVIHGRQTKHLPDSFRRYLARRVRTTFGLRGTPVRIELRTGSNPYKES; encoded by the coding sequence ATGTTGCCGGTCGTGGCCATTACCGGGCGGCCCAACGTAGGCAAGTCCACGCTCTTCAATCGGCTTGCCGGTAAACGCGAAGCCCTGGTCGCCGATTATCCCGGGCTGACGCGCGACCGCCGCCACTGCCTGGCCAGGCTGGCCGGCCGCCGCGTAATCCTGGTTGATACGCCGGGCGTCGGCGAGGGCGGCGATTGGGACGAGGCGCTTCGCGGGCAATTCGAACGGGCGCTGGCCGAGAGCGATCTCGCCGTCCTGCTGACTGACTCCCGCCAAGGACTTTGCCCGGCCGATGAAGCGGCGGCGGGCTGGATGCGCGAGGCCGGCTGTGCCGTAATCCTGGCCGTCAACAAGAGCGAAGGGCAGCCGCGGGAAATCAGCGTGGCGGAGTTTCACGCCCTCGGCATCCCCGATCCTCATGCGATATCGGCACTTCGCGGCGACGGTGTGACGTTGCTCGCGGAAGCGGTAGCGGGGGCCCTGCCGGCGGGCGCCGCAACCCTGGATGCAGACCAGGGACGCACCCGGATAGCGATCATCGGCCGCCCGAACGTCGGCAAATCGACCCTGGTGAACCGCTACCTGGGCGAGGAGCGCATGCTGGTGCGGGACCAGGCCGGCACCACCCGCGACAGCGTGCCGCTGGACTTCGAGTACGGCGGCGAGCCCTGCACGCTGGTGGATACGGCCGGCATCCGGCGCCGCGCGCGTGTCGATCCAGGGCCCGAGAGGTTATCGGTAACGCAGGCGTTGCAGGCGATAGAACAGGCGGACGCCGTCATCGTTCTCCTCGACGCCCGGGAAGGCGCAACGGAGCAGGACCTGAGGCTGATCTCGCTGGCGCTGGACCGGGGCAGAGCGCTGGTCATCGGCGCCAATCAATGGGACCGGGTTCCGGCTTCCGACCGGGCCCGCGTGAACGACGAATTAGCGCGGCAACTGAAATTCCTGGACTTCGCCGATCTGCACCGTGTGTCCGCCCTGCGTGGATGGAGCGTTACGAAGCTGCTCGACAGCGCGCTTGCGGGTGTGGAGTCGGCCAGCCGGGACCTGCCCACCGGGCAACTCAATGCAGTGCTTAGAAGGGCCGTGGAAGAACACGCGACGCCCAGACGAGGCGGACGCCGGATTCGGCTCAATTACGCACATCAGGGAGGCAAACGGCCGCCGCTGATCGTCATTCACGGGCGGCAGACGAAACACCTGCCGGACAGTTTCCGGCGCTACCTGGCGCGCCGGGTACGAACCACTTTCGGTTTACGGGGCACGCCGGTGCGCATCGAATTGCGCACGGGGTCCAATCCCTACAAGGAATCGTGA
- the guaA gene encoding glutamine-hydrolyzing GMP synthase — protein MTQGRILILDFGSQTTQLIARRIREAGVYSEILPWDISDGAVREFAPAGVVLSGGPLSVTGGRTPRAPQSVFDLGKPVLGICYGMQTIAHQLGGSVELADRSEFGPAEVRVTSENALLSGLSDEPLEVWMSHGDHVNALPQGFESIGASDNAPLAAIADRERGLFGVQFHPEVTHTRHGQQMIQRFVHDICGLGSDWAPAAITHSAIDEIRRTATEGKVLLGLSGGVDSSVLSVLLQKAVGDRLRCVLVDHGLLRLNEAGQVVDTLGRLGVPVNVVDARQRMFAALEGLSDPEDKRKAIGRCFIEVFEEEAAGIPGVEWLAQGTIYPDVIESAAAHTGKAHLIKSHHNVGGLPERMKLKLLEPLRLLFKDEVRKVGLELGLPADLIGRHPFPGPGLAVRVLGEVQEEAVELLRRADDIFISELRSSGWYDSVAQAFAVFVPSRSVAVKGDGRRYEPVIALRCVNTTDFMTASPSRLPMELLERVAGRIVNEVSGISRVTYDISSKPPATIEWE, from the coding sequence GTGACACAGGGACGTATCCTGATCCTTGATTTCGGGTCGCAAACCACGCAACTGATCGCCCGCCGTATCCGCGAGGCGGGCGTGTATTCCGAAATCCTGCCGTGGGACATCAGCGACGGCGCCGTGCGCGAATTCGCGCCGGCGGGCGTAGTGCTGTCGGGTGGGCCTCTTTCGGTTACGGGCGGGCGCACGCCGCGCGCGCCGCAAAGCGTCTTCGACCTGGGCAAGCCGGTGCTCGGGATCTGCTACGGAATGCAGACCATCGCCCATCAGCTCGGCGGCAGCGTGGAACTGGCCGACCGGTCCGAGTTCGGTCCGGCCGAGGTGCGCGTGACGTCCGAGAACGCCCTGCTTTCGGGGCTTTCCGACGAGCCGCTGGAAGTCTGGATGAGTCACGGCGATCACGTAAACGCCTTGCCGCAGGGCTTCGAGAGCATCGGCGCAAGCGACAATGCGCCGCTGGCCGCGATCGCCGACCGGGAACGTGGCCTGTTCGGCGTGCAGTTCCATCCGGAAGTGACCCACACCCGGCACGGGCAGCAGATGATCCAGCGTTTCGTGCACGATATCTGCGGCCTGGGCAGCGACTGGGCGCCGGCCGCCATCACCCACAGCGCGATCGATGAGATTCGCCGGACCGCAACCGAAGGCAAGGTCCTGCTCGGCCTGTCGGGAGGGGTTGATTCCTCCGTGCTGTCGGTGCTGTTGCAGAAGGCGGTAGGTGATCGCCTGCGTTGCGTACTGGTGGATCACGGGTTGCTGCGACTGAACGAGGCCGGGCAGGTCGTGGACACGCTGGGCCGGCTGGGCGTGCCGGTGAACGTCGTGGACGCGAGACAGCGGATGTTTGCGGCGCTTGAAGGCCTGAGCGACCCGGAGGACAAACGCAAGGCCATCGGGCGTTGCTTTATCGAGGTGTTCGAGGAGGAGGCGGCCGGTATCCCGGGCGTGGAATGGCTGGCGCAGGGCACGATCTACCCGGACGTCATCGAGTCCGCCGCCGCCCATACCGGCAAGGCCCACCTGATCAAGTCGCATCACAACGTGGGCGGCCTTCCGGAGAGGATGAAGCTCAAGCTGCTCGAACCGCTGCGCCTGCTGTTCAAGGATGAAGTCCGAAAAGTGGGTCTGGAGCTGGGCCTGCCGGCGGATTTGATCGGCCGGCATCCCTTTCCGGGTCCCGGACTGGCCGTGCGTGTGCTGGGGGAGGTACAGGAGGAGGCGGTTGAGCTGTTGCGTCGCGCCGACGATATCTTCATTTCGGAGTTGCGCAGTTCCGGCTGGTACGACAGCGTGGCGCAGGCCTTCGCCGTGTTCGTCCCTTCGCGCAGCGTTGCGGTGAAGGGCGACGGGCGCCGCTACGAACCGGTCATTGCCCTGCGTTGCGTCAACACGACCGATTTCATGACGGCAAGTCCGAGCCGGCTCCCGATGGAATTGCTTGAACGGGTCGCGGGGCGCATCGTCAACGAGGTGTCCGGCATTTCCCGCGTGACCTACGACATATCCTCCAAGCCACCGGCGACCATCGAGTGGGAGTGA
- a CDS encoding ABC transporter ATP-binding protein, with the protein MSCRGLTRRFGPVTAVSNLDLDVPRGRIFGFLGPNGSGKSTTMRLLCGLLVPSAGQATVLGCRVPEEAEKLRLQMGYMTQKFSLYEDLTVLENLRFVARVFDLGLRRMRERIEVNSALYELNDLHSRLAGTLSGGQKQRLALAAVTLHEPRLLLLDEPTSAVDPQSRRDFWDRLFELADQGTTILVSTHFMDEAERCHRLTFLDRGAMVREGPPQELMDRLEAITVEVATRMPRRTRALLDPNDWVLAVTQLGNRLRVMLDPDTASPVERIDALLKQASLQAAVRRTGATLEDVFVAATNFQRPSR; encoded by the coding sequence ATTTCCTGCCGCGGCCTGACGCGCCGCTTCGGTCCCGTAACCGCGGTCAGCAATCTCGATCTCGATGTCCCGCGCGGCCGTATCTTCGGCTTCCTGGGCCCTAACGGTTCCGGCAAGTCCACGACGATGCGGCTTTTGTGCGGACTGCTGGTGCCGTCCGCGGGGCAGGCCACCGTTCTCGGCTGCCGCGTGCCCGAGGAAGCCGAGAAACTGCGCCTGCAGATGGGCTACATGACCCAGAAATTCTCGCTGTACGAGGACCTGACCGTCCTCGAGAACCTGCGTTTCGTCGCCCGCGTATTCGACCTGGGATTGCGGCGCATGCGGGAACGCATCGAGGTCAACAGCGCCCTGTATGAACTGAACGACCTGCATTCACGCCTCGCCGGGACCTTGAGCGGCGGCCAGAAGCAGCGGCTGGCCCTGGCCGCCGTCACGCTGCACGAACCCCGGCTGCTGTTGCTCGATGAACCCACCAGCGCTGTGGATCCGCAGAGCCGGCGGGATTTCTGGGACCGCCTGTTCGAGCTGGCCGACCAGGGCACGACGATCCTCGTCTCCACTCACTTCATGGACGAGGCGGAACGATGTCACCGCCTCACTTTTCTCGATCGGGGCGCGATGGTGCGGGAAGGCCCTCCGCAGGAACTGATGGACCGGCTTGAGGCGATCACGGTCGAAGTCGCGACCCGGATGCCCAGGCGCACCCGTGCATTGCTCGACCCGAACGATTGGGTCCTGGCCGTGACCCAGCTCGGCAACCGGCTGCGGGTCATGCTCGATCCGGACACGGCGTCCCCGGTTGAACGGATCGACGCCTTACTCAAGCAGGCGTCTTTACAGGCTGCGGTGCGGCGAACGGGCGCCACGCTGGAAGACGTATTCGTGGCCGCCACGAACTTTCAAAGGCCGTCCCGGTGA
- the tadA gene encoding tRNA adenosine(34) deaminase TadA, with protein MRRALELAAQAGEEGEVPVGAVLVHDGRILGQGRNRMIASGDPTAHAEMEAIRTACRTFGNYRLPGAELFVTLEPCAMCAGAIVLARISHVVFSARDPRSGAGGSVFDVLDNAALNHRCEVQAGLLEQQSAELLRAFFQSRR; from the coding sequence ATGCGGCGGGCGCTTGAGCTTGCCGCGCAGGCGGGCGAAGAGGGCGAGGTGCCGGTCGGCGCCGTCCTGGTCCACGACGGGCGCATCCTGGGCCAGGGCAGGAACCGAATGATCGCGAGCGGAGACCCCACTGCGCACGCGGAGATGGAAGCTATTCGTACTGCCTGCCGGACGTTCGGCAACTACCGCCTCCCGGGCGCCGAACTGTTCGTGACGCTGGAACCCTGCGCGATGTGCGCGGGCGCTATCGTTCTGGCGCGCATTTCCCACGTGGTTTTCTCGGCGCGCGATCCCAGGTCGGGCGCCGGCGGCAGCGTTTTCGACGTCCTGGACAACGCGGCCCTCAACCATCGATGCGAAGTGCAGGCAGGACTGCTGGAGCAGCAATCGGCCGAATTGCTGCGCGCCTTTTTCCAGTCCCGCCGCTAG